A genomic stretch from Penaeus monodon isolate SGIC_2016 chromosome 25, NSTDA_Pmon_1, whole genome shotgun sequence includes:
- the LOC119589422 gene encoding uncharacterized protein LOC119589422 translates to MIFSKTLFQAPLQLFPRRLLLQNSPLNLSNPPHSNFGRFRQDGYYKCQSKVCPIYNICRPPRLSAVLNLHHIFSLMGDSPTCPDRIRHTTNFLTTLLPPSEMQESKGYNKLLLVMSPRQSPLMIIFLHQQPQTPHSFQDSTKPKTKVAQGNLQLYRDTKLVAKIKAKGYISYPPRTRPQSLLDTKPYLTNTSDLGSCRVTFCTKRQHQIMNMSPFHSPIKKERCSYSQVKIRLQVQHERFLLALPCTNSITSQVMLTAVPLSKLLTSPVTSLLSSVPWLPFKIIAMLHKLLHGEDWESTITKDVENHTLTITSGQGGLSLHEYQGSSGVLVASSYDYFPLPKASYRELDANLCTNKSSRRSALTFPTCITQHSTTEKGISANDDFGRNSWEMTCLGQSTRQSHFDDKQLTSHQEYPLHQEYSVHVIPQQKQTSQCLQLTEQYSVQHMQNINMHSKQQLRYSIQRKDSETLANTPGERSEQQSGNLHSEANVPMFPSPYFDQLPRACSLTASLPCNDKCSGMVDCVEGRSHNTKNSTYMNSPDHEYCRRRCNPKHKTGQQASDQNMFLVPPSPRVILRQPGRNHHFPNEYDPSPSESAEPPSVKKLAYQMISGMGGQTKLVFKNAS, encoded by the exons ATGATCTTCTCCAAGACACTGTTTCAAGCACCATTACAGCTTTTCCCAAGAAGACTGCTGCTACAGAACAGCCCACTCAACCTTTCGAACCCCCCACACTCTAACTTTGGGAGATTCAGACAAGATGGATACTACAAATGTCAA AGTAAGGTCTGCCCTATCTACAACATCTGCCGACCCCCAAGACTGAGTGCAGTACTCAACTTACATCACATTTTTTCACTTATGGGCGACTCACCAACATGTCCAGACAGGATTAGACACAC AACCAACTTCCTCACAACTCTCCTACCTCCTTCAGAGATGCAAGAGTC AAAAGGATACAACAAATTGCTGCTGGTCATGTCGCCAAGACAATCTCCTCTCATGATAATCTTCCTTCATCAACAACCTCAGACACCACATTCTTTCCAGGACTCCACCAAACCCAAGACAAAGGTGGCACAGGGAAATCTACAACTCTATAGAGACACTAAACTTGTTGCCAAAATTAAAGCCAAGGG TTACATCAGCTATCCACCTAGGACAAGACCACAATCTTTACTGGATACCAAGCCAT ATCTCACGAATACATCAGATTTGGGTTCATGCAGGGTCACCTTCTGCACAAAAAGGCAGCATCAGATTATGAACATGTCACCATTCCATAGTCCTATCAAGAAGGAACGCTGTTCATATTCACAGGTTAAGATTAGGCTACAGGTACAA CATGAACGTTTTCTTCTGGCTCTGCCCTGCACTAATTCCATCACTTCGCAG GTGATGTTGACAGCTGTGCCTTTGTCGAAATTATTGACCTCGCCCGTGACGTCGCTACTATCATCGGTCCCTTGGCTCCCTTTCAAAATAATTGCG ATGCTACACAAGCTACTTCATGGAGAGGATTGGGAGTCTACAATAACCAAAGACGTCGAAAATCACACGCTTACGATTACATCAGGCCAAGGTGGACTCTCTCTCCACGAATACCAAGGGAGTTCTGGTGTATTAGTGGCATCTAGTTACGATTATTTTCCCCTGCCAAAGGCAAGCTACAGAGAACTAGATGCAAACCTGTGCACCAATAAGTCGTCTAGACGGAGCGCTTTGACTTTTCCTACGTGCATCACCCAACACAGTACCACGGAAAAAGGAATATCAGCCAATGATGATTTTGGTAGAAATTCCTGGGAGATGACATGCCTAGGCCAATCGACTCGACAGTCACACTTCGATGACAAGCAGTTAACCTCACATCAAGAATATCCGCTTCACCAGGAATATTCTGTACATGTAATACCTCAGCAAAAACAGACATCTCAGTGCTTGCAACTTACAGAGCAGTATTCGGTTCAGCATATGCAAAATATCAATATGCATTCTAAGCAACAGCTTCGATATTCTATACAGAGAAAAGACTCAGAGACACTGGCAAATACACCTGGAGAGAGATCAGAGCAGCAGTCTGGAAATCTGCATTCCGAAGCAAACGTTCCCATGTTTCCATCGCCATATTTCGATCAGCTTCCCAGAGCGTGCTCTCTTACTGCCTCACTTCCCTGTAACGATAAGTGTTCGGGAATGGTAGACTGTGTCGAAGGTCGAAGTCATAATACTAAGAATAGTACCTACATGAACTCTCCTGACCATGAATACTGTCGGCGACGCTGTAATCCAAAACATAAGACAGGCCAGCAAGCGA GCGACCAAAACATGTTCTTAGTGCCACCTTCGCCGAGGGTCATCCTCCGACAGCCTGGTCGGAATCACCATTTTCCCAACGAGTACGATCCGTCCCCGTCCGAGAGTGCGGAGCCACCGAGCGTCAAGAAACTTGCCTACCAGATGATCTCGGGGATGGGAGGCCAAACAAAACTCGTCTTCAAAAATgcgtcataa